The Fusobacterium varium DNA segment AGAGAATTTTTCAGATAGTGGGGTGTAGAAATTAGCAGAAAACATTCCACCACCTAAGTTAGTTTCTTTTCCACTTATATCTTGAGAGTTAAATCCCTCTAAACGCAGTACTGTCCCTTTAGAAGGGAAGTTTCTTTCATTTAAAGTATCAACATAAGTGTATATACTTGAAAATAGAGCTTGATAGTTTTCATTAAAGTTATAAATATCTCTATCTCCACTTAAATATTTATTATCATTATTGGCATAGCCAAGAGAGATTCCAGATACAACACTATTAGAAATAGCAGTACCAAAAGACAGTGAAGCTATGAATTTATTAGTTGTATAAGTAGAAACCTTATCTCCATTTTTGTAGATAAATAGAGGATCTGTTTCATAACCTATACTTGCTTCCCCTAAAAGTTTAAATTTTCCAACCTCATAGAAAGTAACATTATTAAAATTGATTTTAGGGAAACTAGAAGCCTCAGCTTTAATAGTATAGTTTCTTGTCCAGATTCCAAAGTTTGGTACTGTGGCAGCTATATTCATAGAGCCACCATAATTTGAAGCATAGTTTAAAGAGGCTCTTATATTGATTCCATCTTTCTCTTTAACTTTAAAGATTACAGTATCATCATTAACTTCATAAAAAACACGTTCAATATAACTAACTGAATAGATCTTTTTAGTCCAATCGTTTAAATCAGCTTTTGTAAATTTTCTATTTTTAACAGAAGGTTTTAACTCATTAACCTTTTTTAAAGTAAGAATACTATTTCCTTCTAATTTAATTTTATTAATTTGTATAGGTTCTTCTTTTAAAGCTTTATCTTTTATCTCTTTAAAATCTTTAGGTGAGCTTAGGTTAGCTAAAATATAACCATATTTTTCAGCTGCATCTTCCCCAGCAACAACTAATTCATTTAAATTTCCAAAATCAATGGTATCATGATCTTTTACATCAGGAACAATAAGCAGATCAGCAAGTTTTTTATGTGTTTCAGTTTTTCTATTACCATTATATGTAGCAAGTTTATCTAAGATAGTTACAAGATTTGATTTTTCATTTATTTTAGAAGTTTCAGCAGTTATATCCACAGCTATAATTATATCAGCACCTAAAGAGATAGCAACATCTATGGGAAAGTTATTAACTACTCCACCATCTACATAAAACTTATTTTCATCTTTTATAGGTTCAAGAAAGCCAGGGATTGCCATACTTTTAAATGTAGCAATAGCCAGATCACCATCAGAAAGTATAACCTCTTTACCTGTTTGGAGATCTGTGGTAATAGCTCGATATTCAATAGGTAGTTCATTAAAGTTCTTAATATTTTCAGCTCTGCTAAATATATCTTTTAATTGGAGATAGATATTTTCACCATTTAAAATTCCCATAGGGAAGGATAATTTTAGATTTTTATCTATACTCATAGTAAAAGGGTATTTATCATTTTCTATCTTCTCTTCAATATTTTTCAGATTTCTATCCTTTGAGTTAGTTAAAAGAGAGTTAAATTTTAAGTTAAGAACAGTTTTTTCAATCTCATCTGGAGAGTATCCAACAGAATACATTCCCCCAACAATACTTCCAACACTTGTTCCTACTATTATATCAATGGGAACTTGATACTTTTCTAAAACCTTTAAAACACCAATATGAGCAGCTCCTTTAGCTCCACCACCACTTAAAACAAGAGCTATTTTAGGACGTTGTTCAGAAAAATTAACTTTTTTAGAAAGATCAATATTGGATTTTTCAATCTCCTCTTTCATTAATTCTAAGTGCATCTGTTGAAGTTTTAGCTCTTCAATTACTCTATTTATTTCATCTATTTTATACTCTTTAGATTGCACACCTTCAGAGAAGCTATAACAAAAAGAGAGAAAAAATAAAGTTAAAGAGAAAATTTTTTTTAACATATTAACATCTCCTAGATATTTAAATTTTATAATTGATTTTACCACGAAAATAATATTAAAGAAAATAGAATAATTAAAAACTATAATTTCCAAAAGTAGAGGAGTGCAAACGACTACTACTTTTGAGACGCAGAAACGGAGTTTCTGTGATCCTTAAAGCTATATTAACAAAACTTATATTATCCCTAACATCAAGTTGACGTAATTTGGAAGTGAATATTAGAAGCCCTTAGCGAAATGCAGTTAAGAAAGTGCAACGTGTTTGAGCGGAGCTTGCGGAGCGAGTTTTGCATTTTCAACGGAATGAGCCATAGGGATTCTTTATTCACTGACATGGAGACAACTTGATGTTAAAAAAGAAATATAGATAACTAAAATTGACTAATAATCGCTAAATACAAAGGTACTTTGTCAAAACCAAACGATATTCAAGAAAAAATAAACTTAGTTAGATATATTATGGTTTAGGCAAAGAAAATAGTTTAAACTTTACAATATTTTGTTATTATGTTAAGATTTTTATTGAAAATATAGAAGATTAGGGAGAAATAAGATGGCACTTTTACAAGTTAACAATTTATATATGGGATTTTCAGGAGAAACACTTTTTAAAAATATTAGTTTCTCAATTGATGAAAAAGATAAGATAGGTTTAATAGGTGTAAATGGAGCTGGAAAAAGTACACTTATAAAAATTTTAATGGGACTTGAATATGATGAAGTAGATCCAGCAACAAATCAAAGAGGAATAATATCTAAAAAAAATAATTTAAAAATAGGGTATTTATCTCAAAATCCAACTCTTAATAAAGAAAATACAGTGTTTGAAGAGCTTATGACAGTATTTTCAAATCTGCAAGAGGATTATCACAGAATACAAGAGTTAAACATTATTTTAGCAGAGAATTTAGATGACTTTGATAAAACTATGGAAGAGTTAGGAGTTGTAACTGCTAGATATGAGCAAAATGAAGGGTATGCTATTGAATATAAGGTAAAACAAATTTTAAATGGACTTAGTTTAGCAGAAAGATTATGGACAAGTAAGATAGGAGAACTATCTGGGGGGCAACTTTCAAGGGTAGCATTGGGAAAAATTCTATTAGAAGAACCAGAACTTTTGATATTAGACGAGCCTACTAACCACCTTGATCTAAGTGCAATTGAGTGGCTAGAGAGAATGTTAAAAGAGTATAAAAAAGCATTTATTCTAATTTCCCATGATGTTTACTTTTTAGATAATGTAGTAAATAGAGTTTTTGAAATAGAGGGAAAAACTTTAAAAGCATATAATGGGAATTATACAGATTTTAGTATTCAAAAAGAGGCTTACCTTTCTGGAGCAGTAAAAGCTTATGATAAGGAGCAAGATAAACTTAGAAAGATGGAGGAGTTTATCAGAAGATATAAGGCAGGAGTAAAATCTAAACAAGCTAGAGGAAGAGAAAAGATCTTAAATAGAATGGAGAAGATGGAGAATCCTGTAATTACAACTAAGAAGATAAAACTAAAGTTTGAAACAGATAGCACAAGTGTAGATTTAGTTTTAAGAATAAAGGATTTAGCAAAGTCTTTTGATGGAAAAGAGATATTTTCAAATCTTAGTTTAGATATTTATAGAGGAGATAGAGTAGGGGTTATTGGTAAAAATGGTGTTGGAAAATCTACTTTATTAAAGATAATAAATGGATTGGAAAAACAAAGTAAAGGAGAATTTAAAATTGGTGATAGAGTTAAGATAGGTTACTATGATCAAAATCATCAAGGGTTAAATCTTAAAAGAACTGTTTTAGAAGAGTTAATGTACCATTTTACATTGAGTGAAGAGGAAGCTAGAAATATTTGTGGAGGATTTTTATTTACTGAAGATGATGTTTATAAAGAGATAGGAAGTTTAAGTGGAGGAGAAAAGGCAAGGGTAGCCTTTATGAAACTTATGCTTGAAAAACCTAACTTCTTAATACTAGACGAGCCTACTAACCACTTAGATATCTATTCAAGAGAGATTTTAGCTGAAGCTTTAGAAGATTATACAGGAACAATTTTAGTTGTATCTCATGATAGAAACTTCTTAGATTGTGTTGTTAACAATATATATGAAGTAAGAAAAGATGGAGCTACTCTCTTCAAAGGAGATTATAACTCATATATTGCTCAAAGAGATGAAGTTAAAGAGATAAAAGATAACAAAGGAACTTTAAGTTTTGAGGAGCAAAAGAAAAATAAAAATAGAATATCTTCATTAGAAAGAAAAATAGTAAAAGCTGAAGAAGATTTAGAAAAATTAGAGGAGAAAAAAGCTAAAAAAGAGGAAGAATATAATCAAGCAGGAGTTAGAAATAATGTTGATGAGCTAATTCAAATCCAAAATGAGCTAGAGGAACTAGATCTTCAAATTCTTTCACTTATGGAGGAATGGGAAAATATGGAGAATGAACTAAAAAATTTAAAAAATACTTTATAAATTTAGGAAAATGTGGTATAATAATAAAGATTTGTAAAGAAAAGCAAAGGATATATATTGACTTTTTGAAACAAAGTGATTATAATATTTAAGTTATAATATATATAAAAAAATTAAAAATAATAGGAAGGAGGGTAAAATGCCTACTTTAAGTCAATTAGTAAAAAACGGAAGAGACACTTTACTAGAAAAGAAAAAATCACCAGCATTACAAGGAAACCCACAAAGAAGAGGAGTTTGTGTAAGAGTATATACAACTACACCTAAAAAACCAAACTCAGCTTTAAGAAAGGTTGCCAGAGTAAAATTAACTAACGGAATTGAAGTTACTTGTTACATTCCAGGAGAAGGACACAACTTACAAGAACACTCAATCGTACTTGTAAGAGGAGGAAGAACAAAAGACTTACCAGGGGTTAGATATAAAGTTATAAGAGGAGCTTTAGATACAGCTGGAGTTGCTAAGAGAAAACAATCAAGATCTAAATACGGAGCTAAAAAAGCGTAATTATAGGGAGGTGAACAGTTAAAAATGTCAAGAAGAAGAGCAGCAGTAAAAAGAGATGTACTACCTGATTCTAGATACTCAGATAAAGTAGTTACTAAAGTTATAAACTCAATTATGTTAGATGGTAAAAAAGCTATCGCTGAAGGAATATTCTACTCAGCAATGGATTTAATAAAAGAAAAAACTGGTCAAGAGGGGTATGATGTATTTAAACAAGCTTTAGAAAATATCAAACCTCAAATCGAAGTTAGATCAAGAAGAATCGGAGGAGCTACATACCAAGTTCCAGTAGAAGTTAGAGCTGACAGACAACAAACTTTAGCTATCAGATGGTTAACACTTTACACAAGACAAAGAAAAGAATATGGTATGATAGAAAAATTAGCAGCAGAATTAATCGCAGCAGCTAATAACGACGGAGCAACTATAAAGAAAAAAGAAGATACTTATAAAATGGCAGAAGCAAACAGAGCTTTCGCACACTATAAAATCTAATTTTTCTCTATAGAGGATAAAGACTAACTTTTTCAATTTTCGAGGAGGAAAAATTTAATGGCTAGAAAAGTTTCGTTAGAAATGACTAGAAACGTTGGAATCATGGCTCACATCGACGCTGGGAAAACTACTACTACAGAAAGAATTCTTTTCTATACTGGAGTAGAACATAAAATAGGAGAAACTCACGAAGGTGGAGCAACAATGGACTGGATGGAACAAGAGCAAGAAAGAGGTATCACAATTACTTCAGCTGCTACTACTTGTTTCTGGAGAGGACATAGAATTAATATAATAGACAC contains these protein-coding regions:
- a CDS encoding patatin-like phospholipase family protein, producing the protein MLKKIFSLTLFFLSFCYSFSEGVQSKEYKIDEINRVIEELKLQQMHLELMKEEIEKSNIDLSKKVNFSEQRPKIALVLSGGGAKGAAHIGVLKVLEKYQVPIDIIVGTSVGSIVGGMYSVGYSPDEIEKTVLNLKFNSLLTNSKDRNLKNIEEKIENDKYPFTMSIDKNLKLSFPMGILNGENIYLQLKDIFSRAENIKNFNELPIEYRAITTDLQTGKEVILSDGDLAIATFKSMAIPGFLEPIKDENKFYVDGGVVNNFPIDVAISLGADIIIAVDITAETSKINEKSNLVTILDKLATYNGNRKTETHKKLADLLIVPDVKDHDTIDFGNLNELVVAGEDAAEKYGYILANLSSPKDFKEIKDKALKEEPIQINKIKLEGNSILTLKKVNELKPSVKNRKFTKADLNDWTKKIYSVSYIERVFYEVNDDTVIFKVKEKDGINIRASLNYASNYGGSMNIAATVPNFGIWTRNYTIKAEASSFPKINFNNVTFYEVGKFKLLGEASIGYETDPLFIYKNGDKVSTYTTNKFIASLSFGTAISNSVVSGISLGYANNDNKYLSGDRDIYNFNENYQALFSSIYTYVDTLNERNFPSKGTVLRLEGFNSQDISGKETNLGGGMFSANFYTPLSEKFSVGFGVAGGKMRGEELPKSSLFRIGGLRNSETTFSFVGLPMMGVYADEFYILRGGIQYKLTDTFHLLAKYNMLTYSSDSLPFQDNYSIGDRKYHGYGGGIGWNTFLGPISLFLSNNLDSSSPLFEVYMGYTF
- a CDS encoding ABC-F family ATP-binding cassette domain-containing protein — protein: MALLQVNNLYMGFSGETLFKNISFSIDEKDKIGLIGVNGAGKSTLIKILMGLEYDEVDPATNQRGIISKKNNLKIGYLSQNPTLNKENTVFEELMTVFSNLQEDYHRIQELNIILAENLDDFDKTMEELGVVTARYEQNEGYAIEYKVKQILNGLSLAERLWTSKIGELSGGQLSRVALGKILLEEPELLILDEPTNHLDLSAIEWLERMLKEYKKAFILISHDVYFLDNVVNRVFEIEGKTLKAYNGNYTDFSIQKEAYLSGAVKAYDKEQDKLRKMEEFIRRYKAGVKSKQARGREKILNRMEKMENPVITTKKIKLKFETDSTSVDLVLRIKDLAKSFDGKEIFSNLSLDIYRGDRVGVIGKNGVGKSTLLKIINGLEKQSKGEFKIGDRVKIGYYDQNHQGLNLKRTVLEELMYHFTLSEEEARNICGGFLFTEDDVYKEIGSLSGGEKARVAFMKLMLEKPNFLILDEPTNHLDIYSREILAEALEDYTGTILVVSHDRNFLDCVVNNIYEVRKDGATLFKGDYNSYIAQRDEVKEIKDNKGTLSFEEQKKNKNRISSLERKIVKAEEDLEKLEEKKAKKEEEYNQAGVRNNVDELIQIQNELEELDLQILSLMEEWENMENELKNLKNTL
- a CDS encoding 30S ribosomal protein S12 → MPTLSQLVKNGRDTLLEKKKSPALQGNPQRRGVCVRVYTTTPKKPNSALRKVARVKLTNGIEVTCYIPGEGHNLQEHSIVLVRGGRTKDLPGVRYKVIRGALDTAGVAKRKQSRSKYGAKKA
- the rpsG gene encoding 30S ribosomal protein S7; translation: MSRRRAAVKRDVLPDSRYSDKVVTKVINSIMLDGKKAIAEGIFYSAMDLIKEKTGQEGYDVFKQALENIKPQIEVRSRRIGGATYQVPVEVRADRQQTLAIRWLTLYTRQRKEYGMIEKLAAELIAAANNDGATIKKKEDTYKMAEANRAFAHYKI